A segment of the Acidobacteriota bacterium genome:
CTCCGGCATAGGCGTGATCCACCAGCACTACCTTCTGGTGCATGAAACCCTCGTCGTACAGGTAGACCTCGACCCCCACCCGCTCGATCTCCGAGAGAGACACGTAGGGCACCCACTTGAAGAGCAGGGAGTCGCTGTTGCGAGGCATCAAAATGCGCACTTCCACCCCGCGCAGAGCCGCCGTCTGCAATGCGCCGAGGATGCGGCCGTCGGGCACGAAGTAGGGCGAGGCAATCCAGATGCGCTCCTCCGCCGCGTCGATTGCCTGGGCGTAGAGCAGGCCGCAGGTTTCCAGCCGATCCGCCGGTCCGGAAGCGAGGATGAGGGCATGCTGATCCCGTTCGCTCACCTGTAGATCCCAACTCACCGCCGGCGCGTGACCCTGCCCGTAGTACCAGTCGCGGACGAAGGAATACTGCAGCCCGACCACCGCCGGTCCCTCGACCCGCAGATGGGTATCCCGCCATGGGCTCAGGCGCGGATCATGGCCGAGGTACTCATCCCCCACATTCAGCCCGCCGACCAATCCCACCCGGCCGTCGGCCACGACGATCTTGCGGTGGTTGCGGAAATTCAGCCGAAAGCGCCCCAGCCAGCTTCGCTCGCCGCTGAAAGCGGAAACCTGCGCACCGGCGTCGCGCAGCTCCCGCAGGAAAGCCCCCGGCAGGGCATGGCTTCCCACTTCGTCGTACAGGAAGTACACCCGGACACCTCGCTCGGCGGCGGCCCTCAGGCGAGCTTTGAAAGCCCGGCCGACCTGGTCATCGTGGACGATGTAGAACTGGACCAGCAGGTACTCCTCCGCCCCGTCAATGGTTTCGAACAGGGATTCGAAGGTCGCTTCGCCGTCCACCAACAGGCGCAGCGCATTGCCCTTCAGAACGGGCAGGCGGGCGAGCTGAGCGAAGCCCCGCAGCTCCGTTTCGGTGCGCGGATCGTCCGCCGCCTCCGGCGGTACGGCCCAGGGCGACAGGGCTTGCTGGATTTGGTCGAGATTTTTCTCCACTTCATCGTCAAAAACGCGCAGTGCCTCTACGTAGTCCTCGAAATGGGAACGACCGAAGACCCAATAGAGCGGCAGCGCCAGGGTCGGCATCAACACCAGGGCCAGCGCCCAGGCGCTGGCACCCTGCGGTGTTCTCGCCTTCATCACCGCATCGATCGCGCTCAGGGCACCGAAGACATGAAGCAGCGGGAGCCCGACGGCGACCCACCAGCCGGCCCAAGTCGTCCAGTTCGCGAGCACCTACGGCAGGCTCCGGGAGAGGCTCGGCCGCAGTGGTTTGCGGCCACACCGATGAGGGAATTTCATGGAGGCGGCAGAATAGCAGGGCGTACACGCATCCAGTGCCGCCCCCAAAAAACACGGCCGAAACCGGGGGACCTCGAGGCCGTCAAATCCTTTGGACAGCACAACTTGCTCGCGACCGAGTGTCCCGGGTGGCATGATGCGAGGGACTGTGGCCTGGGGGGCCATGGAGGCCCTGCCGGGACCTCGGCAAGGAGGCGTGAGCTATGTGGGAGTTGATTCTGAAGTGGTTGGGGTTAGGCTCGGACTCCAATCAGGACACACAAGGGTCAGGCGACAACGAGCAGGGCTCGGGTTGGGATCCAAACGGGTAGAGATATCCCCTAAGGTCATTTCGAACCTGCCTGAGAGGAGTCAAGAACTTCTCCTCTCGGGCTTCCTTCGGCCGGAAGCTAGCGAGGGCGCAAAGGGCCACAAGAAGTTCGGGTCCAACCATAAGCCTCGAACAAAGGGAGCTTGCGCGTTTAGCTCCTTCGATTGCTCGGCCTAGATCTCCAAGTTCGACATTGGCTTCGACCAAGTCGAGTTCGAGAATCGCCCGGTCCAAGCAGCCGGCGTCAGAACCTTGAAGTTGCCGAGCCTCTTCGTAGGCCAAGCTAGCAGAGTGCCAGCGACGTTCTCCGGCCATCAGCCGGCCCTTCAACCAAAGTCTTAGCCACCTGCCCTTTGCACCACCTAGTTTGCAGTACGCATCGTCCGAGACGCTTTCAAACACGCTCCAGGCTTGTTTGAAGTCTCCTAGACTCAAGAGCATGTCTGCGAGGTTGTGGAGGGTCATGAGCAAGAGCAGCAAATCCCGCTCCCCTTCAAGAAGGTTCATGGCCTCGGTCAGCGTCTCAATGGCCTCCTTGGTTCGCCCCTGAATCTCCTGAATGTAGGCCCTCTGCACCTTGAGCTTGCCCAAGTCGTGACGTGATCCCCACCGCGCGGTGAGCGCTTCGGCCTCACGCAGCCTTGCCTCGGCGGCGGCAAGCTGACGCACATCGGTCAGATACGAAGCGTAGAGCGAAGCCACCTCCGCCTGAATCAGCGGCGCCGCGCCCTCCGCTAGGAATTCCGCCTCGCGTAGCAATTCGCCGGCGCGCTCAAAGTCGCGCAGTACTCGGTGGGCGTTGCCCAGGTTGGCAAGGCATTGCGGCAGCAAGTCCTTTGCCCCGGAGGTCGGCAGGCGGCGCGCGGCGAGGACCGCGAGATGGCACCAGTTGCGCGCCTGCTCCGGGTCCTTCGAGCGCAAGGCGAAGGCCTCACGCAACACCGCCGCCACCAGCCGCTCATCCACCGCGGCCTTCAAGATCAGGCGGCGCTGCTCACCGTAGTCACACCCCATCAAATCTTCTGCTCTGACCATCCGCTCCTCGATGGTTCTACTGCCGGCCGTCGCCAGCCTGGCGCTCTGCCGCATCCTCAGCGATGCCCTCGGCAACGCTGTCCGCCGCCTCGTGCAGGGCCTTCGCGATCGTGCGGGCAGCGTTGTCCGTGGCCCGTTTCACCCGACTACGGAGATTGGCGGAGATCGCCTCGGCGGAGTCACCCACCGGTACCCCGAAACGTTCCTCCAGCAACTCGCGGGTGCTCTCCAGCTTTCCTTCGTGGCCCAAGGCACACGCCAAATCGAGCCAGTCGCAACCGAGCGCCGTGAGGATCCGCTGAAGATTCTCGACGGTGGGATTCGACTCCCCGCGTTCGATGTGGCTAATGGCTCCGGGACTCACTCCGGCCTGCTGGGCGATGAATTTCTGGGAAATGCCGCGGGACTTCCGTAGATCTCGCAGCGCCTGGGAAAGATCAGCTTTCATTAGATTCTCTCTCACTTAGCTATCAGTATGTAGTTCAAGCGCACTCCTGTCAAGAAATGATTTCAGATCATTTTCTCCTTGACAAGTGATCAAGTCTCATCTATGGTTTCGCAAAATCAGTGATCGTTCGAACTCGCTAGTGCGAACGGAAACAACTATTCAAG
Coding sequences within it:
- the cls gene encoding cardiolipin synthase, which codes for MLANWTTWAGWWVAVGLPLLHVFGALSAIDAVMKARTPQGASAWALALVLMPTLALPLYWVFGRSHFEDYVEALRVFDDEVEKNLDQIQQALSPWAVPPEAADDPRTETELRGFAQLARLPVLKGNALRLLVDGEATFESLFETIDGAEEYLLVQFYIVHDDQVGRAFKARLRAAAERGVRVYFLYDEVGSHALPGAFLRELRDAGAQVSAFSGERSWLGRFRLNFRNHRKIVVADGRVGLVGGLNVGDEYLGHDPRLSPWRDTHLRVEGPAVVGLQYSFVRDWYYGQGHAPAVSWDLQVSERDQHALILASGPADRLETCGLLYAQAIDAAEERIWIASPYFVPDGRILGALQTAALRGVEVRILMPRNSDSLLFKWVPYVSLSEIERVGVEVYLYDEGFMHQKVVLVDHAYAGVGSANFDNRSFRLNFEVTCLAHDETFCREVEEMLEADFERSTRVTEKDLLEKSFWFRLAAQGTRLLAPIL
- a CDS encoding tetratricopeptide repeat protein; the encoded protein is MKAAVDERLVAAVLREAFALRSKDPEQARNWCHLAVLAARRLPTSGAKDLLPQCLANLGNAHRVLRDFERAGELLREAEFLAEGAAPLIQAEVASLYASYLTDVRQLAAAEARLREAEALTARWGSRHDLGKLKVQRAYIQEIQGRTKEAIETLTEAMNLLEGERDLLLLLMTLHNLADMLLSLGDFKQAWSVFESVSDDAYCKLGGAKGRWLRLWLKGRLMAGERRWHSASLAYEEARQLQGSDAGCLDRAILELDLVEANVELGDLGRAIEGAKRASSLCSRLMVGPELLVALCALASFRPKEAREEKFLTPLRQVRNDLRGYLYPFGSQPEPCSLSPDPCVS
- a CDS encoding helix-turn-helix transcriptional regulator, whose product is MKADLSQALRDLRKSRGISQKFIAQQAGVSPGAISHIERGESNPTVENLQRILTALGCDWLDLACALGHEGKLESTRELLEERFGVPVGDSAEAISANLRSRVKRATDNAARTIAKALHEAADSVAEGIAEDAAERQAGDGRQ